A window of the Gossypium hirsutum isolate 1008001.06 chromosome A03, Gossypium_hirsutum_v2.1, whole genome shotgun sequence genome harbors these coding sequences:
- the LOC107887862 gene encoding uncharacterized protein, whose translation MEKLFAGFQVRGIHCMEYKPGSANTVPDALSRKMEFATISQPDSPLLACIQEGLSHDPTTKNLIELAKEGRTRRFWLERELLYSHGQRLFSKYATFIPATKECPAEDAARLFLIHLVKYWGVPQSIVSHRDEQFTGRFWTELFKLMGSDLNFSTSMHPQTDGQTKRVNALLETYLQHYVNATQRDWPKLLDMAQFSYNLQRNGAMNQSPFEIVMGQQPLTPNAVATCYAGSNPAAYRFARDWQEQNDLARACLHKASKRIKKWADQNRRDVQFQVGKVAYKLELPKKLKVHPAFHVSMLKPFHEDEEDPNRSKSKRAPMEVKVAYDREVENIEVDRAVRRKYYRPRHEYLVRWKGFSDSETSWNLLKPCGNSKTR comes from the exons ATGGAGAAACTATTTGCtgggttccaggttcgtggtATTCACTG CATGGAATACAAGCCGGGGAGTGCCAACACTGTGCCTGATGCGCTTAGCCGGAAAATGGAATTTGCAACAATAAGCCAACCCGATAGTCCCCTATTGGCGTGCATTCAAGAAGGATTGTCCCATGATCCCACAACCAAGAATCTGATTGAGCTTGCCAAAGAAGGAAGAACGAGGAGGTTTTGGCTCGAGAGAGAGTTACTATACAGTCATGGGCAACGTCT gttttcgAAGTATGCAACTTTCATCCCCGCAACCAAGGAGTGTCCCGCTGAGGACGCAGCTCGCTTGTTCCTTATACATCTGGTGAAGTATTGGGGAGTACCACAGTCCATCGTCAGTCATCGAGATGAGCAATTCACGGGTCGGTTTTGGACAGAGTTGTTCAAGTTAATGGGTTCAGACTTGAACTTTTCCACTAGTAtgcatccccaaactgatggacAAACTAAACGAGTGAATGCATTGTTGGAGACGTATCTTCAGCACTATGTAAATGCGACGCAAAGGGATTGGCCGAAGTTGTTGGACATGGCCCAATTTTCGTACAACTTACAACGAAATGGTGCAATGAACCAGAGTCCGTTCGAGATAGTGATGGGGCAACAGCCGCTTACACCCAATGCTGTTGCAACTTGTTATGCGGGATCAAATCCAGCAGCTTATCGATTTGCGAGGGATTGGCAAGAGCAAAACGATCTAGCTAGAGCTTGTCTACATAAGGCGAGTAAGCGCATCAAGAAGTGGGCGGATCAAAATCGAAGGGATGTACAATTCCAG gtaggcaaggtggcctacaagcttgagTTGCCTAAGAAGCTCAAAGTCCATCCAGCATTCCATGTGAGTATGCTTAAGCCATTCCATGAAGATGAAGAAGACCCAAATCGAAGCAAGTCCAAACGAGCACCAATGGAGGTAAAAGTTGCCTATGATCGAGAGGTCGAAAACATCGAGGTGGATCGTGCGGTCAGACGGAAGTACTATCGACCGCGGCATGAATACCTAGTCCGATGGAAGGGATTTTCGGATAGTGAGACAAGTTGGAACCTGCTGAAGCCTTGTGGCAATTCCAAGACAAGATAG
- the LOC107887176 gene encoding phosphoethanolamine N-methyltransferase 1-like yields MAANGFVGDERKVQKNYWIEHSVDLTVEAMMLDSKAADIDKEERPEVLSLLPPYEGKTILELGAGIGRFTGDLAKKAGHVIALDFIENVIKKNETINGHYKNVKFLCADVTSPDLAFTEGSLDLIFSNWLLMYLSDKEVENLAERMLKWLKVGGHIFFRESCFHQSGDCKRKNNPTHYREPRFYTKVFKECQATDDSGNSFELSLVGCKCIGAYVKNKKNQNQICWIFQKVVSDNDKGFQRFLDSVQYKSNSILRYERVFGPGYVSTGGIETTKEFVGKLDLKPGQKVLDVGCGIGGGDIYMAEEFDVHVVGNDLSVNMISFALERATGLKCSVEFEVADCTKKVYPDNSFDVIYSRDTILHIHDKPALFRSFYKWLKPGGKLLISDYCKSSKTPSREFAEYIKQRGYDLHDVKSYGQMLEDAGFDVILAEDRTDQFLQVLRRELNQVEKEKDAFISDFSKEDYDEIVGGWKAKLIRSSSGEQRWGLFLAKKKKN; encoded by the exons ATGGCGGCTAACG GATTTGTAGGAGATGAACGCAAAGTTCAAAAGAATTACTGGATTGAACACTCGGTTGATCTTACGGTGGAGGCTATGATGCTCGACTCCAAAGCCGCTGATATTGACAAAGAGGAACGTCCCGAA GTGCTCTCCTTACTCCCACCGTATGAAGGGAAAACCATTTTGGAACTAGGAGCTGGCATTGGTCGATTTACTGGTGACTTAGCTAAGAAGGCTGGTCATGTTATAGCATTAGACTTCATTGAGAATGTTATAAAGAAG AATGAAACCATCAATGGGCATTATAAGAACGTCAAATTCCTCTGTGCGGATGTCACTTCCCCTGATTTGGCTTTTACAGAAGGATCATTGGACTTGATTTTCTCAAACTGGCTGTTGATGTATCTCTCAGATAAAGAG GTTGAGAATTTGGCCGAAAGGATGCTCAAGTGGTTGAAGGTTGGTGGGCATATTTTCTTCAGGGAGTCTTGCTTTCATCAATCTGGTGATTGCAAGAGAAAGAACAACCCAACTCACTATCGCGAGCCCAGATTTTACACTAAG GTCTTTAAAGAATGCCAAGCAACTGATGATTCTGGAAATTCATTTGAACTTTCTCTTGTTGGCTGCAAGTGCATTGGAGCTTATGTTAAGAACAAAAAGAATCAGAATCAG ATTTGCTGGATCTTCCAAAAAGTTGTTTCAGATAATGATAAGGGATTCCAGCGCTTCTTGGATTCTGTTCAGTACAAATCTAATAGCATTCTCCGTTATGAGCGTGTCTTTGGACCAGGATATGTGAGCACAGGAGGAATTG AAACAACAAAAGAATTTGTGGGGAAGTTAGATCTTAAGCCTGGCCAAAAGGTCCTAGATGTTGGCTGTGGCATTGGTGGAGGTGACATTTATATGGCTGAGGAATTTGATGTTCATGTTGTGGGCAACGACCTCTCTGTAAACATGATATCCTTTGCTCTTGAACGAGCTACTGGACTGAAATGCTCAGTGGAATTTGAAGTTGCTGATTGCACCAAGAAGGTTTATCCGGACAACAGTTTTGATGTTATCTACAGCCGTGACACTATTCTACACATTCAT GACAAACCTGCACTGTTTAGATCTTTCTACAAATGGTTGAAGCCAGGAGGCAAACTCCTCATAAGTGATTACTGCAAAAGTTCCAAGACTCCATCCAGGGAGTTTGCTGAGTATATCAAGCAGAGAGGCTATGATCTTCATGATGTAAAATCATATGGACAG ATGCTTGAGGATGCTggttttgatgtgattcttgCAGAGGATCGAACCGATCAG TTCTTACAAGTTCTGCGGCGTGAATTGAACCAAGTGGAGAAAGAGAAGGATGCATTCATCTCTGACTTCTCTAAG GAAGACTATGATGAAATAGTTGGTGGATGGAAGGCAAAGCTGATAAGAAGCTCATCAGGGGAGCAGAGATGGGGCCTTTTCCTtgccaagaagaagaagaattaa